In Schizosaccharomyces osmophilus chromosome 2, complete sequence, the following proteins share a genomic window:
- the arp5 gene encoding Ino80 complex actin-like protein Arp5: MTGIFHTIRDPTFPGHTPTFSNVSSEIPIVIDNGSWQLRAGWGGEKEPRLQFDNLMSRYRDRKLSRTSTLVGNDTLIEVGARSIARSPFEQNVINNWDVMESVLDYTFLKLGIEHQDHPVCMTEPFMNPAYSRSTMTELLFELYQVPSVAYGVDGLFSFYHNAGKDSSGVALNLGHSTSHVLPILDGQKLAHEAKRVSWGGASSSSYLLRLFQMKYPFFPIKMLPSQAQLLMHDYCHISPDYNAEVSRVLDKDVLSREDVVLQFPYAEAVAQEKSQEELNQIAERKRESGRRLQAQAAIKRKEKAAEREKELNTLRRLQEQSSVLSKRDYQKVLQEAGFSDEAQLKAQLKNVQSRIRRAERDALRQHQHQQEDPEADLADVDVEQAFPLVNVPDSDLDEAGLRQKRNQKLLKANYDARMRAKADRAIEEAVLHEKQEADEQLRKESFSVWVKQKRELHKHLLDKIQENRRLKSELNDRKSHTSQMRMKSLATLASEPVQKKRRKGQSEDTFGASDEDWKVYHDVLNAEQLEDEGKRFVEEIYALEKQQLEYDPLFRPENTYDALNDPKSTLLYAFTRGVSPFDPESVAHSFQLHFNVERLRVPEVLFTPSIVGLDQAGIVEIIRGILQRHSTEERDKLIKNIVVTGGLSKFPGIVKRVENELMSVLPVGSQLNVYSASDPLLDAWKGASEWSVTEEFKNISISRAEYQEKGPDYLKEHAFGNPLP, from the coding sequence CCTGGCAACTTCGTGCTGGATGGGGTGGAGAAAAGGAACCTCGGCTGCAATTCGACAATCTCATGTCTAGATACAGAGACAGAAAGCTTTCCAGAACTTCCACACTTGTGGGAAACGATACTTTGATTGAAGTTGGTGCCCGTTCGATAGCACGATCCCCTTTTGAGCAAAATGTTATCAATAATTGGGACGTTATGGAAAGTGTACTTGATTAcacttttttgaaacttgGAATTGAACATCAAGATCATCCTGTTTGTATGACTGAACCTTTCATGAACCCGGCATATAGCCGCTCCACAATGACTGAGCTACTATTTGAGTTATATCAAGTTCCTTCGGTTGCATATGGTGTCGACGGccttttttccttttatcATAATGCTGGTAAAGACTCTAGTGGTGTAGCTCTAAACCTCGGGCATTCAACTTCTCATGTTTTACCTATCTTGGACGGCCAGAAACTTGCTCATGAAGCCAAACGTGTCTCATGGGGTGGTGCTTCCTCATCATCCTACTTGCTCCgtcttttccaaatgaaATATCCATTTTTCCCAATAAAGATGCTTCCTTCTCAAGCTCAATTATTAATGCATGATTATTGCCATATATCTCCGGATTATAATGCCGAGGTCTCTCGTGTACTGGACAAGGACGTTCTGTCTCGAGAGGACGTTGTTTTGCAATTTCCTTACGCGGAAGCAGTAGCTCAAGAAAAATCTCAGGAGGAACTTAACCAAATTGctgaaagaaagagagaaagtGGACGACGACTCCAAGCGCAAGCTgcaattaaaagaaaggaaaaagctGCTGAGCGGGAGAAAGAACTCAATACGCTTCGGCGCTTACAAGAGCAAAGCAGTGTCCTTTCAAAACGAGACTATCAAAAGGTGTTACAAGAAGCTGGGTTTTCCGATGAAGCTCAGTTGAAGGCTCAATTGAAGAACGTGCAGTCTAGAATTCGTAGGGCCGAGAGGGATGCTTTACGTCAACATCAGCATCAACAAGAGGATCCTGAAGCTGATCTTGCAGATGTTGATGTAGAGCAAGCATTCCCCTTGGTGAATGTCCCGGATTCTGATTTAGATGAAGCTGGGCTTCGtcaaaaacgaaatcagAAACTCTTAAAGGCAAATTATGATGCCAGGATGCGTGCAAAAGCTGATAGAGCAATCGAGGAGGCTGTTTTACACGAAAAACAGGAAGCTGACGAACAGCTACGAAAGGAAAGTTTTTCGGTTTGGGTCAAGCAAAAGCGTGAATTGCATAAACATCTTTTGGACAAAATTCAGGAAAATCGAAGACTGAAATCTGAGCTCAACGATCGTAAGTCGCACACTTCACAAATGAGAATGAAAAGTCTTGCTACATTAGCTAGCGAACCcgttcaaaaaaaaagacgaaaagGACAATCAGAAGATACTTTTGGTGCTAGTGATGAAGATTGGAAAGTTTACCATGATGTTTTGAACGCCGAGCAGTTAGAAGATGAAGGAAAACGTTTTGTGGAGGAAATTTATGCAttagaaaaacaacaattgGAGTACGATCCTTTATTTCGCCCGGAAAATACATACGATGCTCTTAACGACCCCAAAAGTACTTTACTCTATGCATTCACACGAGGAGTCAGTCCTTTTGATCCGGAAAGCGTTGCTCATTCATTCCAGCTTCACTTTAACGTTGAACGCTTGCGAGTTCCAGAAGTTCTTTTCACTCCGAGTATTGTCGGCTTAGATCAAGCTGGAATTGTTGAGATCATTCGCGGCATTTTGCAAAGACATAGTACGGAAGAACGGGACAAGCttataaaaaacattgttGTAACTGGAGgactttcaaaatttcctGGAATTGTTAAGCGCGTTGAAAATGAGTTAATGAGTGTATTACCGGTTGGTTCTCAATTGAATGTGTACAGTGCATCCGATCCTTTGCTGGATGCATGGAAAGGAGCCTCTGAATGGAGTGTTACTGAAGAGTTCAAGAATATTTCTATATCTCGAGCTGAGTATCAAGAGAAAGGACCTGATTACCTGAAAGAGCATGCATTTGGTAATCCTCTTCCTTAA